Proteins from a single region of Artemia franciscana chromosome 20, ASM3288406v1, whole genome shotgun sequence:
- the LOC136040318 gene encoding uncharacterized protein LOC136040318: protein MEFHSKHGSSVGEIRWTGRGLEKFDDGYTIAYSEDPSIHRPGVGVIMSSSANWAMASWNSVNERLMRVSCVSNHTKLTIITCYATTNEADNNKKDTFCDMLQAVTKYVPSHDILCVTGDLNAKIGMDRQHCPQVLDCHDIEEINENGVLLVDYALSNGLVISGTFFKHKTIYKCTWMSPIGEQEIKSITS, encoded by the exons ATGGAATTCCATTCAAAGCATGGAAGTAGTGTAGG TGAAATAAGGTGGACTGGAAGGGGCTTAGAGAAGTTTGATGATGGATACACTATCGCCTATAGCGAAGACCCCTCAATTCACAGGCCTGGTGTGGGAGTTATAATGTCTTCAAGTGCAAACTGGGCAATGGCCAGCTGGAACTCAGTCAATGAACGTTTAATGAGAGTTAGTTGTGTCTCCAACCACACAAAACTGACTATAATCACATGTTATGCAACAACAAATGAAGCTGATAATAACAAAAAGGACACTTTCTGCGACATGTTGCAGGCAGTTACTAAGTATGTTCCCAGCCACGATATATTGTGTGTCACTGGTGATCTTAATGCCAAAATTGGTATGGATCGCCAGCACTGTCCACAGGTCCTAGACTGTCATGACAtagaagaaataaatgaaaatggtgTACTTCTTGTGGATTATGCACTGAGTAACGGTTTAGTAATAAGTGGGACTTTTTTCAAGCATAAGACAATTTATAAATGCACGTGGATGTCCCCGATCGGCGAACAAGAAATCAAATCGATCACTTCCTGA